In Candidatus Promineifilum breve, one genomic interval encodes:
- a CDS encoding DUF433 domain-containing protein: MAMLFEAQAVPLRTDEDGVIRVGNSRVTLSTIVHAFDAGYTAEEIVTDFPMLQLADVYGVIAYLLNNRDSIAIYLAEEQRAAEDIRQEIERRSDSIQFRERLLARAQLAGLIE, encoded by the coding sequence ATGGCTATGCTATTTGAAGCTCAAGCAGTACCGCTACGAACGGATGAGGATGGGGTCATTCGTGTCGGCAATTCGCGTGTCACGCTTTCCACCATCGTGCACGCGTTTGATGCGGGTTACACGGCTGAGGAGATCGTTACCGACTTTCCGATGCTCCAATTAGCTGACGTCTATGGGGTTATTGCCTATCTCCTAAACAACCGTGATTCAATCGCCATTTATCTGGCCGAAGAGCAGCGCGCAGCCGAGGACATTCGACAAGAGATTGAAAGGCGATCAGATTCAATCCAATTCCGCGAGCGTCTTCTGGCTCGCGCTCAGCTGGCCGGGTTGATTGAATAA
- a CDS encoding thiolase family protein has protein sequence MQDVVIIDGVRTAIGRHAGALSDTRPDDLAALVIREIVNRTGIDPAEVEEVFFGCANQAGEDNRNVARMAALLAGLPHAVGGVTVNRLCASGLNAVNQAARAIAAGEGDVYIAGGVESMTRAPYSLPKNSRPFGPSGNVTAWDTTLGWRYPNPKMEALFPLEAMGETAENIYQMSCDGGISGGVISREEQDAFALESQRKALAAINDGRFQAEIVPVLFPQRKGDPIVFDTDEHPRIKKGDGGYVLDTSMETLAKLKPAFRQGGTVTAGNASGLNDGAAALLLMSAERAAALDLKPLARWVGSAAAGVDPRTMGLGPVPATRKVLARAGLTVDDIDLVELNEAFAVQALAVMRELGLRPELTNVNGGAIALGHPLGCSGARIVTTLLHEMKRRRAAGESMRYGLATLCVGVGQGEATIIELTTDH, from the coding sequence ATGCAAGACGTCGTAATTATCGACGGCGTGCGCACGGCCATCGGCCGCCACGCCGGCGCGCTTTCGGACACGCGGCCCGACGATCTGGCCGCGCTGGTCATTCGCGAGATCGTCAACCGGACGGGCATCGACCCGGCCGAGGTGGAGGAAGTGTTTTTCGGCTGCGCCAACCAGGCCGGCGAGGACAACCGCAACGTGGCCCGCATGGCCGCGCTGCTGGCCGGGCTGCCCCACGCCGTCGGCGGGGTCACGGTCAACCGGCTGTGCGCCAGCGGCCTGAACGCCGTCAACCAGGCGGCGCGGGCCATCGCCGCCGGCGAGGGCGACGTCTACATCGCCGGTGGCGTGGAGAGCATGACCCGCGCCCCCTACTCCTTGCCCAAGAACAGCCGCCCCTTCGGCCCGTCGGGCAACGTGACCGCCTGGGACACCACCCTCGGCTGGCGCTACCCCAACCCCAAGATGGAAGCTTTGTTTCCGCTGGAGGCGATGGGCGAGACGGCCGAGAACATCTATCAGATGAGTTGCGATGGCGGCATCAGCGGCGGTGTCATCAGCCGCGAGGAGCAGGACGCCTTCGCCCTGGAGAGCCAGCGCAAGGCTCTGGCGGCCATCAACGACGGCCGCTTCCAGGCGGAGATCGTGCCCGTCCTCTTCCCCCAGCGCAAGGGCGATCCCATCGTCTTCGACACCGATGAGCACCCGCGCATCAAAAAAGGGGACGGCGGCTACGTTCTGGACACCAGTATGGAGACGTTGGCCAAACTCAAGCCGGCCTTTCGCCAGGGCGGCACGGTGACGGCCGGCAACGCCAGCGGCCTGAACGACGGCGCGGCGGCCTTGCTGCTAATGTCGGCCGAACGGGCCGCGGCGCTGGACCTCAAGCCGTTGGCCCGTTGGGTTGGTTCGGCCGCGGCCGGCGTCGATCCGCGCACGATGGGCCTCGGTCCCGTGCCGGCCACGCGCAAGGTGCTGGCCCGCGCCGGGCTGACGGTGGACGACATCGATCTCGTGGAACTGAATGAGGCTTTCGCCGTGCAGGCGCTGGCCGTCATGCGCGAGTTGGGGCTGCGCCCGGAACTCACCAACGTCAACGGCGGGGCCATTGCCCTGGGCCATCCGTTGGGCTGCTCCGGGGCGCGTATCGTTACGACACTGCTGCACGAGATGAAGCGCCGCCGCGCCGCCGGCGAGTCGATGCGCTACGGCCTGGCGACGTTGTGCGTGGGGGTGGGGCAGGGCGAGGCGACGATCATAGAACTGACCACCGACCACTGA
- a CDS encoding S8 family serine peptidase — protein sequence MIDATPPPLTTAQRQPAGGGIALGGIVILAAVLIGLAWVLFPAVWLTEQFALAGGQPFGRGVWLAAGAGYAVVVLLVSLPAVALTSAPRYRAVLRAWIAAGLFALLLLPVQLIPPSQAQWAAIAQIVALVIYLTILYLRRRTTSAHFSLVGRPLWPAFLAAALVVWPWVLWGALGSWLDTALNVTVALLFGLAAALTLDHVLLSAPEEGDPAPPLPYPVTGLVAGTALLIMGVALGHNGQQMILLFLLPALGWLTAGVARWGRAARPEQGRWRAALLIALVVAAPLAFVDPEELALILNLGARDVGYYALRATLLSAAIAFVLGLLVWPLSRRAVGRPLVPATLTAAVWLALAAGYIYIGQPGWHGERLYVILTEQADLSPAAAIADPLERRAFVYDSLTGHAGATQAGLRAALDMGGIDYTPYYLVNALEVDGGPLVGQWLAARPEVARVLDSPVLRPLPAPLESARGPAPAPTLPPWNLTAIGAPRVWEEFGVRGAGIVIGQSDSGVDGAHPEVGDQYRGNGPGDLTGNDYNWLDPWYATPQPTDWGGHGTHTLGSALGRSVGVAPEATWIGCVNLARNLGNAPRYLDCLQFMLAPFPQDGDPWRDARPAWGANVLNNSWGCPEIEGCDPAALLPAVRALRAAGVFVVASAGNEGDACGTISAPISLYDEVFTVGAVDEAGQVAPFSSRGPVTADGSGRTKPDVVAPGVGVLSAFPGGTYSYSDGTSMAGPHVAGVVALLWSANPALIGDIDATERILTETAQPIIAPPSACDATADLPNNTTGYGLVDAYAAVAAALRMQK from the coding sequence ATGATCGACGCCACGCCTCCACCACTCACGACCGCCCAGCGCCAGCCCGCCGGAGGCGGCATCGCGCTGGGCGGAATCGTCATCCTGGCCGCCGTGTTGATCGGGCTGGCCTGGGTGCTGTTTCCGGCCGTGTGGCTGACCGAGCAGTTCGCGCTGGCCGGCGGGCAGCCGTTCGGCCGCGGGGTATGGCTCGCCGCCGGCGCGGGGTATGCGGTCGTCGTCCTGCTGGTGTCGCTGCCGGCCGTAGCCCTGACGAGCGCGCCGCGTTATCGCGCCGTCTTGCGCGCCTGGATTGCAGCGGGGCTGTTCGCGCTGTTGCTCCTGCCCGTTCAGCTGATCCCTCCATCTCAGGCCCAATGGGCGGCCATCGCCCAGATCGTCGCTCTGGTCATCTATCTGACCATCCTCTACCTTCGACGCCGCACGACAAGCGCCCATTTCTCGCTTGTCGGCCGTCCCCTATGGCCGGCGTTCCTGGCCGCGGCGCTGGTCGTCTGGCCCTGGGTGCTGTGGGGCGCGCTGGGGTCGTGGCTCGACACGGCGCTCAACGTGACCGTGGCGCTGCTGTTCGGCCTGGCCGCCGCCCTGACCCTCGATCACGTCCTACTGTCCGCGCCTGAAGAGGGCGACCCCGCTCCCCCGCTGCCCTATCCGGTGACCGGCCTGGTGGCCGGGACGGCGCTGCTGATCATGGGCGTGGCCCTGGGGCACAACGGCCAGCAAATGATCCTGCTGTTTCTGTTGCCGGCCCTGGGCTGGCTGACGGCCGGCGTGGCCCGCTGGGGCCGGGCGGCGCGGCCGGAGCAGGGCCGTTGGCGCGCCGCGCTGCTGATCGCTCTGGTCGTCGCCGCGCCGCTGGCCTTCGTCGATCCCGAAGAGCTGGCCCTCATCCTCAACCTCGGCGCGCGCGACGTGGGCTATTACGCGCTACGGGCGACCTTGCTTTCGGCGGCCATCGCCTTTGTGTTGGGGCTGCTCGTCTGGCCGCTCAGCCGGCGCGCTGTCGGGCGGCCGCTCGTGCCGGCGACCCTCACTGCCGCCGTCTGGCTGGCCCTGGCCGCCGGTTACATCTATATCGGCCAACCGGGCTGGCATGGCGAGCGGCTATACGTCATCCTGACCGAGCAGGCCGACCTATCTCCGGCAGCGGCCATCGCCGACCCGCTGGAACGGCGCGCCTTCGTCTACGACTCCCTAACGGGCCACGCCGGCGCGACACAGGCCGGGCTGCGGGCCGCGCTCGACATGGGCGGCATCGACTACACGCCCTACTATCTGGTCAACGCGCTGGAAGTGGACGGCGGGCCACTCGTGGGCCAATGGTTGGCGGCGCGGCCGGAAGTGGCGCGCGTGCTCGATAGCCCGGTGCTGCGGCCGTTGCCCGCGCCGCTCGAGTCAGCCCGCGGCCCGGCCCCCGCGCCGACCCTGCCGCCGTGGAACCTGACCGCCATCGGCGCGCCACGGGTTTGGGAAGAGTTCGGCGTGCGCGGCGCGGGCATCGTCATCGGCCAGAGCGACTCCGGCGTCGACGGGGCGCATCCCGAAGTGGGCGACCAGTATCGCGGCAACGGGCCGGGCGACCTGACGGGCAACGACTATAACTGGCTGGACCCGTGGTACGCCACGCCGCAGCCCACCGACTGGGGCGGCCACGGCACGCATACGCTCGGCTCGGCGCTCGGCCGCTCCGTCGGCGTGGCCCCCGAGGCGACGTGGATCGGCTGTGTCAATCTGGCCCGCAATCTGGGCAACGCGCCCCGCTATCTCGATTGCCTCCAGTTCATGCTGGCCCCCTTCCCGCAAGACGGCGATCCGTGGCGCGACGCCCGGCCGGCGTGGGGGGCCAACGTCCTCAATAACTCCTGGGGCTGCCCGGAGATCGAAGGCTGCGACCCGGCGGCATTGTTGCCGGCGGTGCGGGCGCTGCGGGCGGCGGGGGTGTTCGTGGTCGCCTCGGCCGGCAACGAGGGGGACGCCTGCGGCACCATCAGCGCGCCGATCAGCCTCTATGACGAGGTGTTCACGGTCGGGGCGGTCGATGAGGCCGGGCAGGTAGCTCCCTTCAGCAGCCGCGGCCCGGTGACGGCCGACGGCAGCGGGCGCACCAAGCCCGACGTGGTGGCCCCCGGCGTGGGCGTTCTCTCGGCCTTCCCCGGCGGCACGTACTCTTACAGCGACGGCACATCGATGGCCGGGCCGCACGTGGCCGGCGTGGTGGCCCTGTTGTGGTCGGCCAACCCGGCGCTCATCGGCGACATCGACGCCACCGAGCGCATCCTCACCGAGACGGCGCAACCGATCATCGCCCCGCCGTCCGCCTGCGACGCCACGGCCGACCTGCCCAACAATACCACCGGCTACGGCCTGGTCGATGCCTACGCCGCCGTGGCCGCGGCGCTAAGAATGCAGAAATGA
- a CDS encoding GH1 family beta-glucosidase, whose amino-acid sequence MSAFISFPDDFIWGAATSSYQIEGAWNEDGKGESIWDRYTHTPGNIIDGSTGDVACDHYHRWPQDVAMMKALGLQAYRFSIAWPRILPDGRGRVNPAGLDFYSRLVDGLLEANIKPVVTLYHWDLPQALQDTGGWPERSTAEAFAEYADVVSRRLGDRVKTWITHNEMWCASVLSYELGEHAPGWRDTAAAVRAAHHLLLSHGLAVPILRANSPDSEVGVTLNFEIMEPASASDADRQATRTIDGTYNRWFVSALYGRHYPADIVAHYEPHLPNGWDFVQPGDFDVIAAPIDFLGVNYYTRRIVRDEAAPDNLPQTHFPDLPKCDMHTGVWEPVYWEIYPDGLYQLLNRLHFEYQPGKIYVTENGTSFADGPDGSGHVPDARRRLYLRDHLSACRRAMDNGVPLAGYFAWSLMDNFEWAKGYQQRFGIVWVDYDTQQRTPKESALWYRDAIAHHGFALD is encoded by the coding sequence ATGTCGGCTTTCATCTCTTTTCCCGATGATTTCATATGGGGCGCGGCGACCTCATCCTACCAAATTGAAGGCGCATGGAACGAAGACGGCAAGGGCGAGTCCATCTGGGATCGCTACACCCATACGCCCGGCAACATTATCGACGGCAGCACGGGCGATGTGGCCTGCGACCATTACCATCGCTGGCCGCAAGACGTGGCCATGATGAAGGCGTTGGGCTTGCAGGCTTATCGCTTTTCCATCGCCTGGCCGCGCATCTTGCCCGACGGCCGCGGCCGGGTCAATCCGGCCGGGTTGGATTTCTATAGCCGCCTGGTTGACGGCCTGCTCGAGGCCAACATCAAGCCGGTGGTCACGCTCTATCACTGGGATTTGCCGCAAGCGTTGCAAGATACCGGCGGCTGGCCGGAGCGGAGCACGGCCGAGGCATTCGCCGAATACGCCGACGTCGTCAGTCGCCGCCTGGGCGACCGGGTGAAGACGTGGATCACCCACAACGAGATGTGGTGCGCCAGCGTCCTGAGCTACGAGTTGGGCGAGCATGCGCCGGGCTGGCGCGACACGGCCGCCGCCGTCCGCGCCGCCCATCACCTCTTACTCTCGCATGGCCTGGCCGTGCCCATCCTGCGGGCCAATAGCCCCGATAGCGAAGTCGGCGTCACCCTTAACTTTGAGATCATGGAACCGGCCTCCGCCAGCGACGCCGACCGGCAGGCCACACGCACCATCGACGGCACGTACAACCGCTGGTTCGTCAGCGCCCTCTATGGCCGCCACTACCCGGCCGACATCGTGGCCCATTACGAGCCGCATCTGCCCAACGGCTGGGATTTCGTCCAGCCGGGCGATTTCGACGTCATCGCCGCGCCCATCGACTTCCTGGGCGTGAACTACTACACCCGGCGCATCGTTCGCGACGAAGCCGCGCCCGACAACCTGCCGCAAACCCATTTCCCCGACCTGCCCAAGTGCGACATGCACACCGGGGTGTGGGAGCCGGTCTATTGGGAGATTTACCCCGATGGCCTCTATCAGCTGCTGAACCGGCTGCATTTTGAGTATCAGCCGGGCAAAATATACGTCACGGAGAACGGCACCAGCTTCGCCGACGGCCCGGACGGCAGCGGCCACGTGCCGGACGCGCGCCGCCGCCTCTATCTGCGCGACCACCTCAGCGCCTGCCGCCGGGCCATGGACAATGGCGTGCCGCTGGCCGGCTACTTCGCCTGGTCGCTGATGGATAATTTCGAGTGGGCCAAGGGCTACCAGCAGCGCTTCGGCATCGTCTGGGTCGATTACGACACCCAGCAACGCACCCCCAAGGAAAGCGCCCTCTGGTATCGTGACGCGATCGCCCACCATGGCTTTGCCCTCGATTGA
- a CDS encoding nSTAND1 domain-containing NTPase, with amino-acid sequence MDPMQFLDILDDALTEAELSELCRRFGVAFAAFPGATKRDRTREFLGYVRRQGRMAGLAEATVALRPDLNTAVAQLYVGKEQELAWLDQIAGGEGRPLDSGLTWRWPGATPAPASPAPELDPPLPVAPTNPYSPGARVTDAAMFFGRAVEREQIRRLLADGAHVAIIGGRGFGGSSLLQRAAEEIDATGGQLAATIDMKDPAHHTAPALLNAIWSQWWRRVKPENPVPVYTLAEFVTAVRKLNAAGYRPLLFLDEFEQLVWRKTTFDDPLLDAWHELGREGLLGLALTGHTSPADLLAQQGFATRFYELFRQLDLGLLDEPAARDVLTVPLQRAGLAIPEGAVEHLLAQAGPHPFFLQLAGLYLFDSVAQSTYARAEVTRRFEAAAEPFWLEMWESLSPLAQAHYPLGGARPGDGIGGRQQRILVNKGLLLAGETDLRPFSEGFARWLRRMQAAMAAAAEATASQAAQAML; translated from the coding sequence ATGGACCCAATGCAGTTTCTCGACATTCTAGACGACGCCCTAACCGAAGCTGAATTGAGCGAACTATGTCGCCGGTTTGGTGTGGCCTTTGCTGCCTTTCCCGGGGCCACGAAAAGGGACCGGACACGCGAATTTCTGGGCTATGTGCGCCGCCAGGGGCGCATGGCCGGCCTGGCCGAGGCCACGGTGGCGCTGCGACCCGACCTGAACACGGCCGTGGCCCAACTGTACGTAGGCAAAGAGCAAGAGCTGGCCTGGCTCGATCAGATCGCCGGCGGCGAAGGTCGCCCGCTCGATTCCGGCCTGACCTGGCGCTGGCCAGGAGCCACGCCGGCGCCGGCCTCCCCCGCGCCGGAACTCGACCCGCCGCTGCCGGTGGCCCCCACGAACCCCTATTCACCAGGAGCGAGGGTGACCGACGCGGCCATGTTCTTTGGCCGGGCGGTCGAGCGCGAGCAGATTCGCCGCCTGCTGGCCGACGGCGCGCACGTGGCGATCATTGGCGGGCGCGGCTTTGGCGGCTCGTCGTTGCTCCAGCGCGCGGCCGAGGAAATCGACGCCACGGGCGGCCAACTGGCGGCGACCATCGACATGAAGGACCCGGCCCACCACACCGCGCCGGCTTTGCTGAACGCGATTTGGAGCCAATGGTGGCGGCGTGTGAAGCCGGAAAACCCCGTGCCCGTCTATACGCTGGCTGAATTCGTGACCGCCGTGCGCAAGCTGAACGCGGCCGGCTATCGCCCGCTGCTCTTCCTGGATGAATTCGAGCAGCTTGTCTGGCGTAAGACGACGTTCGACGACCCGCTGCTCGACGCCTGGCACGAGTTGGGGCGCGAGGGGCTATTGGGCCTGGCCCTCACCGGCCATACGTCGCCGGCCGATCTTCTGGCCCAGCAGGGCTTCGCGACCCGGTTTTATGAACTGTTCCGGCAGCTCGATCTGGGCTTGCTGGATGAGCCGGCGGCGCGCGATGTCCTGACAGTCCCATTACAGCGGGCCGGGCTGGCTATTCCAGAGGGCGCGGTCGAGCACCTGTTGGCCCAGGCCGGGCCGCACCCGTTTTTCCTGCAACTGGCCGGTCTCTACTTGTTCGACAGCGTGGCCCAATCGACCTATGCGCGGGCCGAGGTGACGCGCCGCTTCGAGGCCGCGGCCGAGCCGTTCTGGCTGGAGATGTGGGAATCGCTCTCGCCGCTGGCCCAGGCGCATTATCCGCTGGGGGGCGCGCGGCCCGGCGACGGCATCGGCGGGCGTCAGCAGCGCATCCTGGTCAACAAGGGGCTGCTACTGGCCGGGGAGACAGACCTGCGGCCGTTTAGCGAGGGGTTTGCCCGTTGGCTGCGGCGGATGCAGGCGGCTATGGCGGCGGCGGCCGAGGCGACGGCAAGCCAAGCAGCTCAGGCCATGTTATAA
- a CDS encoding DUF5615 family PIN-like protein — MKFLADENFNNRIIRGLLRRMDSLDLVRVQDLAIAAAADPTVLAWAAAEERVLLTHDKRTMPYYALSRIDKGELLTGVIVVDPELAIGGVIDDLLIIATCSTADDWVGRIEYLPL, encoded by the coding sequence ATGAAGTTCTTAGCCGACGAGAACTTCAATAACCGCATCATTCGTGGCTTGCTACGGCGAATGGACTCATTGGACTTGGTGCGTGTGCAAGACCTCGCGATAGCCGCCGCTGCTGATCCGACCGTTCTAGCTTGGGCTGCGGCTGAAGAACGGGTTCTACTTACCCATGACAAACGGACGATGCCGTATTACGCGCTTTCTCGAATTGATAAAGGGGAACTACTTACCGGCGTTATCGTAGTTGACCCTGAGTTAGCGATTGGGGGAGTCATTGACGATCTACTCATCATCGCTACGTGTAGCACCGCAGACGATTGGGTTGGCCGAATAGAATATTTACCCTTGTAG